TCGGTGTCAACGGCAGCTTCTCGGTCGCCGCCATGGACCAGGACGCCGCCGGGAAGCCGATCCGCGAGGATCGGTCGGTCCCGATGGTGGCCTCCGTCCAGGAGGACGTCGTCCAGGGGGCGTCCTGCATGAACGGACAGAACGCGGTCGTCCTCCAGCACGGACGGCCTCACTTCACCAGAATCACGACCTCGCTGGAGATCACGTCCGACAAGACGACCCCGGGCCTGACCGACGACGTCAAGCGCTCCGTCGACGGCGTCAACCGCTACCCGGGCTGGATCCCGTTCTGCCGGCAGGAACTCAGCGACAGGTACCTTCCCTTCACGAAGGACGCCGCCGGCAACGTCACCTACTACGACGAGAAGGGCCGGGCGCTCAAGAGCGGCCCCTACTACGAGGACGACAGTGAGATCGTCGTCTTCACCTCCGCCTACGGCCAGAAGACGCCGCTTCCCGAGCACACGCCCTTCGTCGCGGCGGACAACGCCCAGGGAGTCGAGGTCGCCGTCGACAAGGACGGCTACGTCATCGCGGTGAAGTCCACGCGTGGCGGCATGGATATCCCTCCGAACGGCATGGTGCTCCAGGGGATCGGTCAGACGCAGGCCGACGGCGGAGCGAAGTGGCTCACCGACAACGTCGAGGTGGGCACGAAGCTCAGCTACAGGCAGAGCGTCAAGGACATCGGCTTCACCGACGAGACCACCGACGACGAGGACATCCCTCTCAACCCGGCGTATCCGTCCGTCGACGTGATCAACGGCACCCACCAACTGCTGCACAACGGCGAGGTCGTGGCCAGCACGGAAGGCAACGACGACCTGGACCCCCGTACCGCCATCGGTGTGGACGGCTGGGGGCGCACCATCCTCGTCGCCGTCACGGCCAAGGCCCAGGATCGGCTCGGTGTGCCGATCTACGACCTGGCGAAGATCATGGAGGACCTCGGGGCCGTCGACGCGCTCAACCTGGACGGAGGCGGCTCCACCACGTTCGTCGTCGACGGTCAGGTCAAGAACGTGCTTTCCGACGAGAAGGACGGGAAGGGAATAGAACGCCCGGTGTACGACAGCGTCTACGCCGGACGAGGCGGCTACGCACTGCCGGCCACCGCGAACTGACCCGCGTGGCCTGAGGCTCGTGCGTCACACCGTGCGTACCGGCTCCGCTGCCCCCGAGGGGCGCGGGGCCGGTACGCGCACGTGTACACCAGCGCGAGCGCTCCCACCCCCCCACGCCCCGTACCCGATCGCCGGTTCCAGGCCGAACTCGCCGCGGAAACACGTCGCTTCTTCCGCAGACGCCAGCGCCAGCGCCAACCGCACATCGTCCGCGGCTATTTCAGCGGCCCGCACGTCCGCTACGTCCTGGACGAGAGCCCCATGAGTTTCTGATCAATAGGGCCCGTCTTCAACGCCGTTTTGGGTCCCGATTTCTGTTTACGTCAAGTCGGTGAG
Above is a genomic segment from Streptomyces sp. NBC_00094 containing:
- a CDS encoding phosphodiester glycosidase family protein; this translates as MENDTTRFRGRPRTRRIAAVSVALATLALTQSTATAANNPAANEVTSILDGLTASPLTVTEGIERTTYSSASSDLVVRVAVIDPDMGAISLGSTFGTAVSVKETTTAMLDTVGTTGNDAPYVGVNGSFSVAAMDQDAAGKPIREDRSVPMVASVQEDVVQGASCMNGQNAVVLQHGRPHFTRITTSLEITSDKTTPGLTDDVKRSVDGVNRYPGWIPFCRQELSDRYLPFTKDAAGNVTYYDEKGRALKSGPYYEDDSEIVVFTSAYGQKTPLPEHTPFVAADNAQGVEVAVDKDGYVIAVKSTRGGMDIPPNGMVLQGIGQTQADGGAKWLTDNVEVGTKLSYRQSVKDIGFTDETTDDEDIPLNPAYPSVDVINGTHQLLHNGEVVASTEGNDDLDPRTAIGVDGWGRTILVAVTAKAQDRLGVPIYDLAKIMEDLGAVDALNLDGGGSTTFVVDGQVKNVLSDEKDGKGIERPVYDSVYAGRGGYALPATAN